Proteins co-encoded in one Armatimonadota bacterium genomic window:
- the proB gene encoding glutamate 5-kinase: MPEPARAALEPSRRPVVVKVGTTTLCGDGLGPRPDRLRAITDQLARLHRAGRPVLLVTSGAIATGAGVLGLPRPASMPERQALAAVGQPVLMREYARHFGRAGVAVAQVLLTADDLAVRRRYLNARNTVAALLRRRIVPIVNENDTVATEEIRIGDNDTLSAQVAILVGAELLCILSDVDGLYTGDPRRDPTARRIPEVTAITAEIERLARRTPSPLGTGGMATKLTAARLATAAGCTVVVADGRTPRVLERVLAGERLGTWFLPAARAVAGRKRWLVASARVRGRLVVDEGAAAALRERGRSLLPSGIREVHGTFSAGDLVAVLDPSGREIARGIVAHDRAVLEQVRGRRSHDVAHLVGGRIEVIHRDNLVLSG; the protein is encoded by the coding sequence ATGCCCGAGCCCGCCCGCGCCGCCCTGGAGCCGTCCCGTCGCCCGGTCGTCGTGAAGGTCGGTACCACCACGCTGTGCGGCGACGGCCTGGGGCCGCGTCCCGACCGGCTGCGAGCCATCACCGACCAGCTGGCCCGCCTGCACCGCGCCGGGCGCCCGGTGCTCCTCGTCACCTCCGGGGCCATCGCCACCGGCGCAGGGGTGCTGGGCCTGCCCCGGCCGGCGTCCATGCCCGAGCGGCAGGCGCTGGCCGCGGTGGGCCAGCCTGTGCTGATGCGCGAGTACGCTCGCCACTTCGGGCGCGCCGGCGTCGCCGTCGCCCAGGTGCTGCTCACCGCCGACGACCTGGCGGTGCGGCGGCGGTACCTCAACGCCCGCAACACGGTGGCGGCGCTGCTGCGGCGGCGCATCGTGCCCATCGTCAACGAGAACGACACCGTGGCCACCGAGGAGATCCGCATCGGCGACAACGACACGCTGTCGGCGCAGGTGGCGATCCTGGTGGGCGCCGAGCTGCTGTGCATCCTCTCCGACGTGGACGGCCTCTACACCGGCGACCCCCGGCGGGATCCAACGGCCCGCCGCATTCCCGAGGTCACGGCCATCACGGCCGAGATCGAACGGCTGGCGCGCCGGACGCCGTCGCCACTCGGCACCGGCGGGATGGCCACCAAGCTGACCGCCGCGCGCCTGGCCACCGCTGCGGGGTGCACCGTGGTCGTCGCCGACGGCCGCACGCCGCGGGTGCTCGAACGCGTGCTGGCCGGCGAGCGGTTGGGGACCTGGTTCCTGCCCGCAGCGCGCGCGGTCGCGGGCCGGAAGCGATGGCTGGTGGCCAGTGCGCGCGTCCGCGGCCGGCTCGTGGTCGACGAGGGCGCGGCGGCGGCGCTGCGCGAGCGCGGGCGCAGCCTCCTGCCCTCGGGGATCCGCGAAGTCCACGGTACCTTCAGCGCCGGCGACCTGGTCGCGGTGCTCGATCCCAGCGGACGGGAGATCGCCCGGGGCATCGTGGCGCACGATCGGGCGGTGCTCGAGCAGGTCCGCGGCCGACGCAGCCACGACGTCGCCCACCTGGTCGGCGGGCGGATCGAGGTCATCCACCGGGACAACCTCGTCCTCTCGGGGTGA
- a CDS encoding glutamate-5-semialdehyde dehydrogenase: MVVDVTHVDTIVARARAAATAMRVLPRAAKDAALLRLADLLEAHAARLLDANAADVADAIAAGQRAALVDRLRLTPERIAAMARSVRAVAALPDPVGEVVEMRERPNGMRVGRMRTPIGVILMIYEARPNVTVDAAVLCLKAGNAAILRGGREASRSNAVLGDLLAGIGLPDGAVQVIAHSDHDVVTALLQADGIDLCIPRGSERLIRTVVAHARMPVLKHFKGVCHLFVDRDADLAMAVRLTVNAKAQRPSVCNALETLLVDAPVAEAFLPQALAALAAAGVEVRADDRARAIAARAGDPAAARVRPATDEDWATEHLDYILNVRVVDGLEEALAHIQRYSTGLADAIVTRDQRRAQRFLAAVDSAAVLVNASTRLVDGGEFGLGAEIGISTDRIGPRGPMGPAELTSLKWVVLGSGQIRE; this comes from the coding sequence GTGGTCGTTGACGTCACCCATGTGGACACCATCGTGGCGCGGGCGCGCGCAGCGGCGACGGCGATGCGCGTGCTGCCCCGCGCCGCCAAGGACGCCGCGCTGCTGCGGCTGGCCGACCTGCTGGAAGCCCACGCCGCGCGACTGCTGGACGCCAACGCCGCCGACGTGGCCGACGCCATCGCCGCGGGGCAGCGGGCAGCGCTGGTGGACCGGCTGCGCCTGACCCCCGAGCGCATCGCCGCCATGGCCCGCAGCGTCCGGGCGGTCGCGGCCCTGCCGGATCCGGTGGGCGAGGTCGTCGAGATGCGCGAGCGGCCCAACGGCATGCGCGTGGGCCGCATGCGCACGCCCATCGGCGTCATCCTCATGATCTACGAGGCGCGCCCCAACGTCACCGTCGACGCGGCCGTCCTGTGCCTCAAGGCCGGCAACGCGGCCATCCTGCGGGGTGGCCGCGAGGCGTCGCGCTCCAACGCGGTGCTGGGCGACCTGCTGGCTGGCATCGGGCTGCCCGACGGCGCCGTGCAGGTGATCGCCCACTCCGACCACGACGTGGTGACCGCGCTGCTCCAGGCGGACGGCATCGACCTGTGCATCCCCCGGGGCAGCGAACGGCTGATCCGCACGGTCGTCGCCCACGCCCGCATGCCCGTGCTGAAGCACTTCAAGGGCGTCTGCCACCTCTTCGTGGACCGCGACGCCGACCTGGCGATGGCCGTGCGCCTGACCGTCAACGCCAAGGCACAACGGCCCAGCGTGTGCAACGCGCTGGAGACGCTGCTGGTGGACGCGCCGGTGGCCGAGGCCTTCCTGCCACAGGCCCTGGCGGCGCTGGCCGCAGCCGGGGTCGAGGTGCGGGCCGACGACCGGGCGCGCGCCATCGCCGCCCGCGCCGGGGACCCGGCCGCCGCCCGCGTGCGTCCCGCCACCGACGAGGACTGGGCGACCGAGCACCTCGACTACATCCTGAACGTGCGCGTGGTGGACGGTCTGGAGGAGGCGCTGGCCCACATCCAGCGCTACAGCACCGGCCTCGCCGACGCCATCGTCACCCGCGACCAGCGGCGCGCGCAGCGCTTCCTGGCCGCCGTGGACAGCGCTGCGGTGCTGGTCAACGCGTCGACACGGCTGGTCGACGGCGGCGAGTTCGGGCTGGGCGCCGAGATTGGCATCAGCACAGACCGCATCGGCCCCCGCGGGCCCATGGGGCCTGCGGAGCTGACCTCGCTCAAGTGGGTGGTGCTCGGCAGCGGCCAGATCCGGGAGTGA
- a CDS encoding M23 family metallopeptidase, whose product MTVVVFLWALVVAPALPATGRPLLEVSAAVLVQGQTVRVRLHATPSVPPLLEGGGRRVPMFANRDGYEAFLGTSPLTPTGPLTLRVSLDRGGRRVVLTRTVRVRAGTFGVRRLRVPPRLLDPALVALERRKIAEATARPLPAPQWDGPFRLPVDGPVTSNYGVRSVYNGVPAGYHLGVDFRADEGTPVAAAQRGVVTLAEPLPLGGQTVVVDHGVGVFTTYLHLSAITVRAGQPVRAGDLLGRVGSTGLSTGPHLHWSLRVHGVLVDPLEWTTGVLARR is encoded by the coding sequence GTGACGGTCGTGGTCTTCCTCTGGGCGCTCGTCGTCGCCCCTGCCCTACCTGCGACCGGCCGACCGCTGCTCGAGGTCAGCGCGGCGGTCCTGGTGCAGGGGCAGACGGTGCGCGTGCGCCTGCACGCCACACCCTCGGTGCCGCCACTGCTCGAGGGCGGTGGCCGCCGCGTGCCGATGTTCGCCAACCGGGACGGGTATGAGGCGTTTCTGGGCACGAGCCCGCTCACGCCAACGGGACCGCTGACGCTGCGGGTCTCCCTGGACCGCGGCGGGCGGCGCGTCGTGCTGACCCGCACCGTGCGGGTCCGCGCCGGCACGTTCGGCGTCCGGCGGCTGCGCGTGCCGCCGCGGCTGCTGGACCCGGCGCTGGTGGCCCTGGAGCGGCGCAAGATCGCGGAGGCGACGGCGCGCCCGCTGCCCGCGCCCCAGTGGGACGGTCCCTTCCGCCTGCCCGTGGACGGCCCGGTGACGTCGAACTACGGCGTGCGCAGCGTCTACAACGGCGTGCCGGCGGGTTATCACCTGGGCGTGGACTTCCGCGCCGACGAGGGCACGCCGGTGGCCGCCGCGCAGCGCGGCGTGGTGACGCTGGCCGAGCCGCTGCCGCTGGGCGGGCAGACGGTCGTCGTCGACCACGGGGTTGGCGTCTTCACGACCTACCTGCACCTCTCGGCGATCACGGTGCGGGCCGGCCAGCCGGTGCGTGCGGGCGACCTCCTCGGGCGCGTGGGCAGCACCGGGCTCAGTACCGGCCCGCACCTGCACTGGAGCCTGCGCGTCCACGGCGTCCTCGTCGATCCGCTGGAGTGGACGACGGGGGTGCTGGCGCGGCGGTAG
- a CDS encoding tetratricopeptide repeat protein produces MRTLAALLLLIPAASQAAGPVLAQSTVPQAQHLFEEARQAYAEGAVHKATDLYRKAIDADPRFVEAYLKLGELLAALGS; encoded by the coding sequence ATGCGGACTCTAGCGGCACTGCTGCTGCTGATTCCCGCGGCGTCGCAAGCGGCCGGGCCAGTCCTCGCGCAATCCACCGTTCCACAGGCACAGCACCTCTTCGAAGAAGCCCGCCAGGCGTATGCCGAAGGCGCCGTGCACAAAGCGACCGACCTCTATCGCAAGGCGATCGACGCCGATCCACGGTTCGTCGAGGCCTACCTCAAGCTCGGCGAACTGCTGGCCGCCCTAGGCTCCTAG
- a CDS encoding fibronectin type III domain-containing protein yields the protein MQMIWSRRTCAGAFLSILLMFLIPAQVTGYVAAQSPPPFEAVIGTLNSKETGPPGTAFMFVLRQTQPPPMGGIVITVRGPSAWNQGAPLELRSRQFGLAGDWFWFSWMDRVAAVTGDYVVEAAIDGTTRRVRTSVDATKLLQRPRDITLESAGRTEVRVSWAVVPEAVTYYALLTRIDTGGFWTGVTGWYTKGTSVTFPALNLRPGLEHLVELVAITADITSITPPPRIPDELRVSWSTSPRFRVTSAGVLRTRHLQADGLRTGNRADTTLN from the coding sequence ATGCAGATGATCTGGTCGAGGCGGACGTGCGCCGGAGCCTTCCTGAGCATCCTCTTGATGTTTCTCATCCCCGCTCAGGTAACAGGATATGTGGCTGCACAATCGCCTCCGCCCTTCGAGGCGGTGATCGGGACCCTGAATTCCAAGGAAACCGGCCCGCCGGGCACGGCGTTCATGTTCGTTCTCCGCCAAACGCAGCCACCACCGATGGGAGGGATCGTCATCACCGTTCGCGGACCGTCCGCGTGGAACCAAGGGGCTCCTCTGGAACTCCGCTCGCGTCAGTTCGGCCTCGCGGGCGACTGGTTCTGGTTCTCCTGGATGGACCGCGTCGCCGCCGTCACCGGGGACTACGTAGTAGAGGCCGCAATCGACGGTACGACCCGCCGTGTGCGTACGTCAGTCGACGCTACGAAGCTACTCCAACGGCCCAGGGACATCACCCTCGAGAGCGCTGGTAGGACCGAGGTCCGAGTTTCGTGGGCCGTGGTTCCGGAAGCGGTCACCTACTACGCCTTACTGACCAGGATTGACACAGGAGGGTTCTGGACCGGCGTCACTGGCTGGTACACGAAAGGAACCTCAGTAACGTTCCCTGCCCTCAACCTCCGACCCGGGCTGGAACACCTCGTCGAGCTGGTGGCCATCACGGCAGACATCACATCCATCACGCCGCCTCCGCGGATTCCAGACGAACTACGAGTTTCGTGGAGCACCTCTCCGAGGTTCAGAGTCACGTCGGCCGGTGTCCTGCGAACGAGACATCTCCAGGCTGACGGTTTGCGAACAGGAAACCGCGCCGACACTACTCTTAATTGA
- a CDS encoding endo-1,4-beta-xylanase, whose amino-acid sequence MAIELQHVDDRSCTGWRLRSIEGKTASRRLRSEVGDMAMSRLRRGDGRLLKSLSFAIFVAMLLGFLTIPSSVAQESDYRIEPGRRVGKWELRKPLRAYGLGRPSYRWEGRTAEGVPYYDAYVFHLQRANIEWEFHACKSNETVIAVFVRVLASDAPSEEALKYKTREGIGIGTSEIDVVRLLGNPRSRWEWKETHELIARAWGLPDVVHEVSIVSLNYPGLHVRINRADRKVIGIGVSDGNTDRSCRQADLAGSGTAHRTTAPPLPSCPAPTALPPGVSLRSLAQARGVLIGAAVNDRALARDETYRQVLAREFNVVVPEGVMKLGALRPERDRYDFGRADALVSFAENNVMQVKGHVLVWFQALPPWVVHANLARNELIALMKEHITTVVSRYKGRVRYWDVVAEALRHNGTLRNDIWRRGIGPEYLELAFRWAQEADSEAQLFYEEAGGEGLGVKSDGVYELIQGLLRRGVPVHGVGLQMHVSVDDYPAPEDVAANIRRLAALGVEVHISEMDVRIPLPVTEQKLQAQACIYRAMLEICLSSPNCKSFVLWGFTDKYSWIPEFFPGTGSALIFDELYRPKPAYNALMDVLMKR is encoded by the coding sequence GTGGCGATCGAACTGCAACACGTTGACGATCGCTCTTGCACGGGATGGCGGTTACGGTCGATCGAAGGGAAAACCGCCAGCCGAAGGCTTCGATCAGAGGTGGGAGACATGGCGATGAGTCGGCTGAGAAGAGGTGACGGCCGGCTGCTGAAAAGTCTCTCCTTTGCCATCTTCGTGGCCATGCTGCTCGGATTCCTCACCATCCCAAGCAGCGTCGCGCAGGAGAGCGACTATCGTATAGAACCGGGCCGGCGTGTCGGTAAGTGGGAACTCAGGAAGCCTCTTCGCGCCTACGGGTTAGGGCGACCGAGTTACCGATGGGAAGGCCGGACAGCGGAGGGCGTACCCTATTACGACGCCTACGTTTTCCACCTACAACGAGCCAACATCGAGTGGGAGTTCCACGCATGCAAGAGCAACGAAACCGTGATCGCAGTCTTTGTGCGCGTGCTCGCTTCTGATGCACCCTCCGAGGAAGCTCTGAAGTACAAGACCAGGGAAGGTATCGGTATCGGCACATCCGAGATTGACGTCGTTCGCCTGCTTGGCAATCCGCGAAGTCGTTGGGAGTGGAAGGAGACTCACGAACTCATCGCCCGTGCCTGGGGCCTTCCCGATGTTGTGCACGAAGTGTCAATCGTATCACTGAATTACCCCGGTCTGCATGTGCGGATCAACCGGGCCGATCGCAAGGTGATCGGCATCGGTGTCAGCGACGGCAATACGGACCGATCCTGCCGGCAGGCTGACCTTGCAGGTTCAGGAACGGCGCATCGAACAACCGCCCCGCCACTTCCCTCCTGCCCCGCCCCAACGGCACTCCCGCCCGGAGTTTCACTGAGGTCCTTGGCACAGGCACGTGGAGTTCTGATCGGAGCCGCAGTAAATGACCGAGCGCTGGCTCGCGACGAAACGTACAGGCAGGTGCTGGCCCGGGAGTTCAACGTCGTGGTACCAGAGGGTGTCATGAAGCTCGGTGCCCTGCGGCCCGAGAGGGACCGGTACGACTTCGGGCGAGCTGACGCCCTGGTGAGCTTTGCCGAGAACAACGTGATGCAGGTCAAGGGTCACGTGCTCGTCTGGTTTCAGGCGTTGCCACCGTGGGTAGTGCATGCGAACCTCGCGCGGAATGAACTGATCGCGCTCATGAAAGAACACATCACGACGGTCGTCAGTCGCTACAAAGGTAGGGTTCGATATTGGGACGTCGTCGCCGAGGCCCTGCGTCACAATGGGACCCTTCGTAACGACATCTGGAGACGCGGCATCGGGCCGGAGTACCTTGAGCTAGCATTTCGGTGGGCGCAAGAAGCTGACTCCGAAGCTCAACTTTTTTATGAAGAAGCTGGCGGGGAAGGACTTGGGGTCAAATCGGACGGGGTCTACGAGCTAATCCAAGGGCTTCTCCGCCGGGGAGTGCCAGTCCATGGGGTGGGCCTGCAGATGCACGTTAGTGTGGATGATTACCCGGCACCAGAGGATGTTGCGGCGAACATCCGTCGCCTTGCTGCGCTTGGTGTGGAGGTCCACATCTCGGAGATGGACGTGAGAATCCCCTTGCCCGTAACAGAGCAAAAACTGCAGGCGCAAGCCTGTATCTATCGCGCCATGCTGGAGATCTGTTTGTCTTCGCCGAATTGCAAATCTTTCGTGCTCTGGGGTTTCACTGACAAGTACTCCTGGATTCCTGAATTCTTTCCCGGCACGGGTTCCGCGCTGATATTCGACGAGTTATATCGACCGAAGCCGGCCTACAACGCGCTGATGGATGTACTCATGAAACGCTGA